From Ignavibacterium sp.:
TATAGCCAGACTATCCTGAACAAAAATTGAATCGCGGAAAACTAAAGTATCTGTTTTAGAAGTGTCCTTTAAATTTTCGGTAAGAGCAGATTTCCAGATATCAGCTAATTCTTTCTTTGCGAGATAATCCTGAAGAATTTGTAAAGAGTCCTGAACATAATTTATCGAGTCTTGAATAAACACATCAGGATTCTCAGCATAAAACAATTGCTTATCGTAGTTGTTAATTGTCTTTCGAAGAGTTGAATATCTATTGAAAAGCTGATTGAGACTTTTTGCTTCGTCAAGATAGTCTTTTGGTGGATTGTTGAGAATAGTTTTTGAGAAATATACTGTTGCACTATCATAATTAAGCAACTCATCTCTGTACAATTTGCCGATTTCCAGACTTGCTAATGCTGCAAATGGAGAACCTTTATAAGTTGTATCAACTTTTGTCAATTGTTCGAGTGATGAAGTAAAATCACCAACTGCAGAATAAGATTTACCAAGTTCAAGATCTATTTCGGCAAGCGATTCTGAAAATTTATCTTTCTTTCTCAAATCACTGAAAAAGTTAACTGCATCCTCGGCTCTGCCAGATTCTCTTAGTGCTTTTCCATATCTGATGCTTGCTTTTATCTCGGTGTCAATGTCAGGCGAGTATTCAAAAACTTTATCATAATACTCAACTGCGTTTTCGTAACTTCCGGTTTGAGAGTAGAGATTTCCTATTTCAAAATAAACTGTTGCTTTTAATTCATCATCATCAGCTACATCGGCAAATTGTTTCGCGAGTTCTAATGCAATTGCAAATTCTTTTTGAGCAATGCGATATTTAATTTCTTCAACAAATGACTCTTTAATAATATTGTCTATTTCTTTTTGCAATGCTTCATCACGAACTCTTTTTAATCCATCCAAACCAGCAGAATAATTTTTCAACTGCATATCGCACTTAGCAATCCATAAGTTAGCTTCAAGTATTAAATCCTCATCCGGGTTTGTTGCCAGCAATTCCTCAAATTTTCTTTTTGCTTTTTGAAAATTGCTCTGATAATAAAAAGACTTTCCTAAAATCAGAAGTGCATCATCAACATAAGCTGTGTTGCCATGAAATTGAAGAAGCTCAGAACATTTTTCTATTACTTTGGTAAGATTGTTTCTTGCGGTATTTGAAAGGACGAGTGGTTCGTTTGAAAACAAATCTTTTTTCTGCGATTGAATGTCCTTCTCTGCATCACTGAAAAGTGTTTTTATATTGTACCAAAGATTGAAGTATGTTGTGAAGTTTTGCCAAACACTGCAGGCACCTAAAGAAAGCATAAGTGAAATGGCAAAGATAATTTTTATGTTTTTTGATGAATTCATATCAAAAAGTATAATGCAGCATTAAAAAGAAAAAGGTATTTTTTTTACAACGCGTGAGGTCCTGATTCTTCAGTTCTTATTCTGATTACTTCGCTTATTTCGGAAATAAAAATTTTTCCATCACCAACCTGACCTGTCTTGGCTGCACGAATTATGGCATCTACAATTTTATCAACAAGATTATCATCTACTACAACTTCAATTTTTATTTTAGGCACAAATTCAATGTGATATTCACTTCCGCGGTAAGTTTCAGTATGACCTTTTTGTCTTCCGTAACCACGGACTTCTGAAATTGTTAAGCCGCGAACTCCTTCTTCAAGTAATGCCTGCTTAACATCATCCAATTTAAAGGGACGGATGATTGCTTCGATTTTTTTCATAGATGCCCTATTAATTATTTACCGTGACAGTGTTTATATTTTTTACCGCTTCCGCAAGGACAAGGATCATTTCTGCCAATTCGTTCTTCAACTTTTATTGGCTGCATTTTACCACCCTGGCTTTCTCGTGATGGTTGTGCTGCAGTTGTTAATCCTATGTTATCAGCACTTTGCTTAACTTCTGAATATCTTCTGACCGGTTGTCTTCTGCTTTGCTGAACTTCATCGGGCGCCTGCGGGAAAAATTTAAATACAAATGAAACCGTTTCATTTCTTATTTGTTCAAGAAGTATTACAAATAACTTAAATGCTTCTGCTTTGTACTCAACCAAAGGATCTTTTTGGCCATATGCTCTTAAACCAATTCCTTCTTTCAAATCATCCATTTCTCGTAAATGTTCTTTCCATTTATGATCGATTACACTGAGCATTGCATATCTTTCAAGTCGTGCCATCAGCTCCGAGCCAAGCATTTCTTCTTTTTTATTGTAGAATTGTTTTGCTGCTTCCACGATTTTATCCTTGATTCCCTGTTCACCAAGTTTCTCAAAATCTTCAGGTTGAATTTTTACATCAACCAGAAGATGTTGCATCACTTCATCACGAATTGCCTGAGCATTTGCATCTTCAAAATGCTTCTCAACAATTTCGCTAACCCATTCATCAAGTAATTCGAAAATTTCACTTTTAAGTCTATCACCTTGCAAAGCTTTTTGTCTTCTTGCATAAATTACTTCGCGCTGCTGATTCATTGTGTCATCATATTCAAGCAATCTTTTTCTGATTGCAAAGTTGTTCTCTTCAACTTTTTTCTGTGCTCTTTCCACTGATTTTGTAATCATCGGATGCTGAATTACTTCTCCTTCTTTAATTCCCATTCGGGACATTATTGAAGAAATTCTGTCGCTTCCGAATAAGCGCATTAAATCATCTTCAAGTGAGATAAAGAATTTTGAGGTTCCGGGATCTCCCTGACGACCAGCACGGCCTCGCAACTGACGATCGATTCTTCTTGATTCATGTCTTTCTGTTCCAAGAATATAAAGTCCACCTCTTTCACGAACGCCTGCACCAAGTTTAATATCAGTTCCACGACCAGCCATATTTGTTGCGATTGTAACAGCACCTATTTCTCCTGCATGTGCAATTATTTCTGCTTCACGCTGATGTTGTTTTGCATTCAAAACATTGTGTGGTATTCCTTTTCGTTTCAACATTCGGGAAATAGTTTCAGATACTTCAACCGAAGTTGTACCAACAAGAACTGGTCTTCCCTGTTTTCTTAATTCTTCAATCTGATCAATAACTGCGTTATATTTTTCCCGTTTTGTTCTGTAAACTGCATCATCAAGGTCTTCTCTGATTACAGGTTTGTTGGTTGGAATAACAACTACTTCCAGTTTATATATTTCATAAAATTCTGCTTCTTCAGTTTCTGCAGTACCAGTCATTCCGGCAAGTTTATTGTACATTCTGAAGTAGTTCTGAAGAGTGATTGTTGCAAGAGTTTGAGAATCTCTTTCAACCTTTACATTTTCTTTTGCTTCGATTGCCTGATGAAGTCCATCGCTGTATCTTCTTCCCGGAAGAATTCTTCCTGTAAATTCATCAACGATTGCAATTTTTCCATCTTCAGTTACAACATATTCAACATCTTTTTCAAATAAAGTATAAGCTTTCAGCAATTGGTGAATTGCGTGAATTCTTTCACTCGCTTCTGAATAATGTTTATAAAGTTCTTCTTTTTTTCTGACTTTCTCTTCAGGAGTGATATTCGGATCGTTTTCAAATTTGCTGATTTCGGTTCCAAGATCAGGAAGAACGAAAAAGTCTTTTTCTTTTCCTGTACCACGAGCAAGCTCTTCTCTTCCTTTTTCAGTTAAATCAATTGTATTAGATTTTTCATCAATGACGAAATAAAGTTCATCGTCAATGATGTGCATATTCTTACCTTTCTCGCGAAGGAACTCAAGTTCAGTCTCCTGCAAAAGTTTTTTATACTCAGGTTCAGAAAGTACTTTCATCAGTTTGGCATTCTTAGGTAATCCTCTCGAAGCTCTTAATAAAAGAATTCCTGCTTCACGAGAAGTTCCGTTGTTCTTCAAAATTTCTTCAGCTTCAGAAACAATCTTGCCTACTAAATTTTGTTGAAGACGATAAAGTCTTTCAACTTTAGGTTTCATTTCTCCAAAAAGCTGATCGTCTCTGTCAACAGGACCTGAAATAATAAGCGGCGTTCGAGCTTCATCAATTAATACCGAGTCAACTTCGTCAACAATGGCATAGTTATGTCCGCGTTGAACCTGATAAGATTTATCAATTGCCATATTATCGCGCAGATAATCAAAACCAAATTCATTGTTTGTTCCATAAGTTATATCGCAAGCATATTGGACTTGTCTTTGTGCAGAATCCATTGTGTTGAGAATACAACCAACTGTTAAACCATGAAATCTGAAAATTTCTCCCATCCATTCACTATCTCTTTTGGCGAGATAATCATTAACAGTTACGAGGTGAACTCCTCTTCCTGTTAACGCATTAAGGTAAAGTGGCAAAGTAGCGACAAGAGTTTTACCTTCACCTGTAGCCATTTCAGCAATTTTGCCCTGATGAAGAACAATTCCACCGAGCAGCTGAACATCATAAGGTACCATATCCCAGGTAATTTTGTGACCTGCAACTGTCCAGCTTTTTCCAACAAGTCTTTCACAGGTTGATTTTACTACTGCAAATGCTTCGGGAAGAATCTGATCTAATATTTCTTCATATTCCTGATTCAGTTGTTCTTCAAGTTCATCGAGTTCATCATAAGCTGCTCTTCTGTCAAAATCTTCATTAGATTGAAGACGGGCTTTTATTTCATCAATTCGTTTTCTGGTTTCTGCAGTTCGTTCGTTTATTCTTTCTTTGAATTCTTTTGTTTT
This genomic window contains:
- a CDS encoding P-II family nitrogen regulator, whose amino-acid sequence is MKKIEAIIRPFKLDDVKQALLEEGVRGLTISEVRGYGRQKGHTETYRGSEYHIEFVPKIKIEVVVDDNLVDKIVDAIIRAAKTGQVGDGKIFISEISEVIRIRTEESGPHAL
- the secA gene encoding preprotein translocase subunit SecA, which translates into the protein MINLIKKIFGDKKERDVKLLWPIVDEINKYYEEFKKLTDDELRNKTKEFKERINERTAETRKRIDEIKARLQSNEDFDRRAAYDELDELEEQLNQEYEEILDQILPEAFAVVKSTCERLVGKSWTVAGHKITWDMVPYDVQLLGGIVLHQGKIAEMATGEGKTLVATLPLYLNALTGRGVHLVTVNDYLAKRDSEWMGEIFRFHGLTVGCILNTMDSAQRQVQYACDITYGTNNEFGFDYLRDNMAIDKSYQVQRGHNYAIVDEVDSVLIDEARTPLIISGPVDRDDQLFGEMKPKVERLYRLQQNLVGKIVSEAEEILKNNGTSREAGILLLRASRGLPKNAKLMKVLSEPEYKKLLQETELEFLREKGKNMHIIDDELYFVIDEKSNTIDLTEKGREELARGTGKEKDFFVLPDLGTEISKFENDPNITPEEKVRKKEELYKHYSEASERIHAIHQLLKAYTLFEKDVEYVVTEDGKIAIVDEFTGRILPGRRYSDGLHQAIEAKENVKVERDSQTLATITLQNYFRMYNKLAGMTGTAETEEAEFYEIYKLEVVVIPTNKPVIREDLDDAVYRTKREKYNAVIDQIEELRKQGRPVLVGTTSVEVSETISRMLKRKGIPHNVLNAKQHQREAEIIAHAGEIGAVTIATNMAGRGTDIKLGAGVRERGGLYILGTERHESRRIDRQLRGRAGRQGDPGTSKFFISLEDDLMRLFGSDRISSIMSRMGIKEGEVIQHPMITKSVERAQKKVEENNFAIRKRLLEYDDTMNQQREVIYARRQKALQGDRLKSEIFELLDEWVSEIVEKHFEDANAQAIRDEVMQHLLVDVKIQPEDFEKLGEQGIKDKIVEAAKQFYNKKEEMLGSELMARLERYAMLSVIDHKWKEHLREMDDLKEGIGLRAYGQKDPLVEYKAEAFKLFVILLEQIRNETVSFVFKFFPQAPDEVQQSRRQPVRRYSEVKQSADNIGLTTAAQPSRESQGGKMQPIKVEERIGRNDPCPCGSGKKYKHCHGK